One Bradyrhizobium diazoefficiens DNA window includes the following coding sequences:
- the flbT gene encoding flagellar biosynthesis repressor FlbT, translating into MALKVELRPHERIIVGNCVITNTDQRARLLIDGDNVPILRERDILTPETADTPAKLVYLAVQLMYISPDPQTQHGTYFNLVRDIVTAVPSSWPIIEAINNNILNGDLYRALKDARKLIAYEEKLRDQYNAAHPEADVSTAA; encoded by the coding sequence ATGGCCCTCAAGGTCGAGCTCAGGCCGCACGAACGCATCATTGTCGGCAACTGCGTCATCACCAACACCGATCAGCGCGCCCGCCTGCTGATCGACGGCGACAACGTGCCAATCCTGCGCGAGCGCGACATTCTCACGCCCGAGACCGCCGATACGCCGGCCAAGCTCGTCTATCTGGCGGTCCAGCTGATGTACATCTCGCCGGACCCGCAGACCCAGCACGGCACCTATTTCAACCTGGTGCGTGACATCGTCACCGCCGTGCCGAGCTCCTGGCCGATCATCGAGGCCATCAACAACAACATCCTCAATGGCGACCTCTACCGGGCGCTGAAGGATGCCCGCAAGCTGATCGCCTATGAAGAGAAGCTGCGCGACCAATACAACGCCGCGCATCCCGAGGCCGACGTCAGCACGGCCGCCTGA